Proteins from one Enterobacter bugandensis genomic window:
- a CDS encoding 4-hydroxyphenylacetate 3-monooxygenase reductase subunit, with product MHSDEQRLRFRDAMSSLSAAVNVVTTEGDAGRCGITATAVCSVTDTPPSVMVCINANSAMNPVFQGNGRLCVNVLNHEQEIMARHFAGMTGMAMEERFALSCWQKGPLGQPVLKGALASLEGEITQVQTIGTHLVYLVEVKNIILSDAGHGLIYFKRRFHPVMMEMEAVV from the coding sequence ATGCATTCAGATGAACAACGCCTGCGTTTTCGCGACGCAATGAGCAGCCTGTCGGCGGCGGTCAATGTGGTCACCACCGAGGGCGACGCCGGACGCTGCGGCATTACCGCCACCGCCGTCTGCTCGGTGACGGATACCCCGCCGTCGGTCATGGTCTGCATTAACGCCAACAGCGCCATGAACCCGGTCTTTCAGGGCAACGGCAGGCTGTGCGTCAACGTGCTAAACCACGAGCAGGAGATCATGGCCCGCCACTTCGCCGGGATGACCGGGATGGCAATGGAGGAGCGCTTTGCCCTCTCCTGCTGGCAGAAAGGCCCGCTGGGGCAGCCGGTGCTGAAAGGCGCGCTGGCGAGTCTGGAAGGCGAGATTACCCAGGTGCAAACCATCGGCACGCATCTGGTTTATCTTGTCGAAGTGAAAAACATCATCCTGAGTGACGCGGGACACGGCCTGATCTACTTTAAGCGCCGTTTCCACCCGGTGATGATGGAGATGGAAGCCGTCGTGTGA
- the hpaB gene encoding 4-hydroxyphenylacetate 3-monooxygenase, oxygenase component, whose amino-acid sequence MKPEDFRADAKRPLTGEEYLKSLQDGREIYIYGERVKDVTTHPAFRNAAASIAQMYDALHKPDMQDTLCWGTDTGSGGYTHKFFRVAKSADDLRQQRDAIAEWSRLSYGWMGRTPDYKAAFGCALGANPAFYGQFEQNARSWYTRIQETGLYFNHAIVNPPIDRHKPADEVKDVYIKLEKETDAGIVVSGAKVVATNSALTHYNMIGFGSAQVMGENPDFALMFVAPMDAEGVKLISRASYEMVAGATGSPYDYPLSSRFDENDAILVMDNVLIPWENVLIYRDFDRCRRWTMEGGFARMYPLQACVRLAVKLDFITALLKKSLECTGTLEFRGVQADLGEVVAWRNMFWALSDSMCSEATPWVNGAYLPDHAALQTYRVMAPMAYAKIKNIIERNVTSGLIYLPSSARDLNNPQIDQYLAKYVRGSNGMDHVERIKILKLMWDAIGSEFGGRHELYEINYSGSQDEIRLQCLRQAQSSGNMDKMMAMVDRCMSEYDQHGWTVPHLHNNSDINMLDKLLK is encoded by the coding sequence ATGAAGCCTGAAGATTTCCGCGCTGATGCCAAACGTCCGTTAACCGGCGAAGAGTATTTAAAAAGCCTGCAGGATGGACGCGAGATTTATATCTACGGCGAGCGCGTTAAGGACGTCACCACCCACCCGGCGTTTCGCAATGCGGCGGCGTCCATCGCCCAGATGTACGACGCCCTGCACAAGCCGGACATGCAGGACACGCTGTGCTGGGGCACCGACACCGGCAGCGGCGGCTACACCCACAAATTCTTCCGCGTGGCGAAAAGCGCCGACGACCTGCGCCAGCAGCGCGACGCCATCGCCGAGTGGTCGCGCCTGAGCTACGGCTGGATGGGCCGCACGCCGGACTACAAAGCGGCGTTCGGCTGCGCGCTGGGAGCGAACCCTGCCTTCTACGGTCAGTTCGAGCAGAACGCCCGCAGCTGGTACACCCGCATTCAGGAAACCGGCCTGTACTTTAACCACGCCATCGTCAACCCGCCGATCGACCGCCACAAGCCGGCGGACGAGGTGAAGGACGTTTACATCAAGCTGGAGAAAGAGACCGACGCCGGGATCGTTGTCAGCGGCGCGAAGGTGGTGGCGACCAACTCGGCGTTGACCCACTACAACATGATAGGTTTTGGCTCCGCGCAGGTGATGGGCGAAAACCCGGACTTCGCGCTGATGTTCGTCGCGCCGATGGATGCCGAAGGCGTGAAGCTGATCTCCCGCGCCTCGTACGAGATGGTGGCAGGCGCAACCGGCTCCCCGTACGACTACCCACTCTCCAGCCGCTTCGATGAGAACGACGCGATCCTGGTGATGGATAACGTGCTGATCCCGTGGGAAAACGTGCTGATCTACCGCGATTTCGACCGCTGCCGTCGCTGGACGATGGAGGGCGGCTTCGCCCGCATGTACCCGCTGCAGGCCTGCGTGCGTCTGGCGGTGAAGCTCGACTTCATCACCGCCCTTCTGAAGAAATCCCTGGAGTGCACCGGTACCCTGGAGTTCCGCGGCGTGCAGGCGGATCTCGGTGAAGTAGTGGCCTGGCGCAATATGTTCTGGGCGCTGAGCGACTCCATGTGCTCAGAAGCGACGCCGTGGGTGAACGGCGCGTACCTGCCGGACCACGCGGCGCTGCAAACCTACCGCGTGATGGCCCCGATGGCCTACGCGAAGATCAAGAACATCATCGAACGTAACGTGACCTCCGGGCTGATTTATCTGCCGTCCAGCGCGCGGGACCTTAACAACCCGCAGATCGACCAGTATCTGGCGAAGTACGTGCGCGGCTCTAACGGAATGGATCACGTCGAACGCATCAAGATTTTGAAACTGATGTGGGACGCCATCGGCAGCGAGTTTGGGGGTCGTCACGAGTTGTACGAAATCAACTACTCCGGCAGCCAGGATGAGATCCGCCTGCAATGCCTGCGTCAGGCGCAAAGCTCCGGGAATATGGACAAGATGATGGCAATGGTCGACCGCTGCATGTCCGAGTACGACCAGCACGGCTGGACCGTGCCGCACCTGCACAACAACAGCGATATCAACATGCTCGACAAGCTGCTGAAATAG
- the hpaA gene encoding 4-hydroxyphenylacetate catabolism regulatory protein HpaA: MCQSPIANIDISKEYDESLGTDDVHYQSFARMAAFFGRDMQAHRHDQYFQMHFLDTGQIELQLDDHRYSVQAPLFVLTPPSVPHAFITESDSDGHVLTVREDLIWPLLEVLYPGTREAFGLPGICLSLADKPDELAALKHYWQLIARESTAQLPGREHTLVLLAQAVFTLLLRNAKLDDHAASGMRGELKLFQRFTQLIDTHYHQHWTVPEYASELHLTESRLTDICRRFANRSPKRLIFDRQLREARRLLLFSDSAVSEIAWQLGFKDPAYFARFFNRLTGCSPSAYRAQKVPVS, encoded by the coding sequence ATGTGCCAGAGCCCTATCGCCAACATTGATATCAGCAAGGAGTACGACGAAAGCCTGGGCACCGACGACGTGCACTATCAATCGTTCGCCCGCATGGCGGCCTTTTTTGGCCGCGACATGCAGGCGCATCGTCACGACCAGTATTTTCAGATGCACTTTCTCGACACCGGGCAGATTGAGCTCCAGCTCGACGACCACCGCTATTCGGTGCAGGCGCCGCTGTTTGTGCTGACGCCGCCGTCGGTGCCGCACGCGTTTATCACCGAATCCGACAGCGACGGGCACGTGCTGACGGTGCGCGAGGATCTCATCTGGCCGCTGCTGGAGGTGCTCTACCCCGGCACGCGGGAAGCGTTCGGCCTGCCGGGGATCTGCCTGTCGCTTGCCGACAAGCCTGACGAACTGGCGGCGCTGAAGCACTACTGGCAGCTCATCGCCCGGGAATCCACGGCGCAGCTGCCGGGCCGTGAGCATACGCTGGTCCTGCTGGCGCAGGCGGTATTTACCCTGCTGCTGCGCAACGCGAAGCTCGACGACCACGCGGCCAGCGGGATGCGCGGCGAGCTGAAGCTGTTTCAGCGCTTTACCCAGTTGATCGACACCCACTATCACCAGCACTGGACGGTGCCGGAATACGCCAGCGAACTGCACCTGACCGAATCCCGCCTGACGGACATCTGCCGCCGCTTCGCCAACCGCTCGCCGAAACGGCTGATCTTCGACCGGCAGCTGCGCGAGGCCAGGCGCCTGCTGCTGTTTTCCGACAGCGCGGTCAGCGAGATTGCCTGGCAGCTGGGATTTAAAGATCCGGCCTATTTCGCCCGGTTTTTCAATCGCCTGACGGGCTGCTCGCCCAGCGCGTATCGGGCGCAGAAAGTACCGGTTTCCTGA
- the hpaX gene encoding 4-hydroxyphenylacetate permease has protein sequence MTTSTLHNKDVEHRAINKLFRRLIVFLFILFVFSFLDRINIGFAGLTMGKDLGLTSTMFGLAATLFYVTYVLCGIPSNIMLAKVGARRWIAGIMVVWGIASTCTMFATSPETLYVLRMLVGIAEAGFLPGILVYLTWWFPAYHRARANALFMIAMPVTMMLGSILSGYILAMDGLWNLKGWQWLFLLEGLPSVVLGVVTWFYLNDTPDQATWLDEDEKQALKTMIAREQEVAIAQSVTPRSTLREVLTPAVLLYTLAYFCLTNTLSAINIWTPQILQSFNTGSSNIVIGLLAAIPQFCTILGMIWWSRRSDRLKERKKHTILPYLFAAAGWMLASATDHSLIQLLGIIMASTGSFTAMAIFWTTPDQVISLQSRAVALAVINAIGNVGSAVSPLLIGILRDATGSFSSGLWFVAGLLVVGALVLTRIPMTQRVQHRNDHVPEPYRQH, from the coding sequence ATGACGACCTCAACCCTGCATAATAAAGATGTAGAACATCGCGCAATAAATAAGCTGTTCCGTCGTTTGATCGTGTTTCTCTTTATCCTGTTTGTTTTCTCGTTTCTCGATCGCATTAACATCGGCTTTGCCGGGCTGACGATGGGCAAAGATCTGGGCCTCACGTCGACCATGTTTGGCCTGGCCGCGACGCTGTTTTACGTCACCTACGTGCTGTGCGGGATCCCCAGCAACATCATGCTGGCGAAGGTCGGCGCACGCCGCTGGATCGCCGGGATCATGGTGGTGTGGGGCATTGCCTCCACCTGCACCATGTTCGCTACCAGCCCCGAAACGCTTTACGTCCTGCGCATGCTGGTGGGCATTGCGGAAGCCGGTTTCCTGCCGGGGATTTTGGTCTATCTCACCTGGTGGTTCCCGGCCTATCACCGCGCCCGCGCCAACGCGCTGTTTATGATCGCCATGCCGGTGACCATGATGCTTGGCTCGATCCTCTCCGGGTATATTCTGGCGATGGACGGGCTGTGGAACCTGAAGGGCTGGCAGTGGCTGTTTCTGCTGGAGGGGCTGCCGTCGGTGGTGCTCGGCGTGGTGACCTGGTTTTACCTCAACGACACGCCGGACCAGGCCACCTGGCTGGATGAGGACGAAAAGCAGGCGCTGAAAACTATGATCGCGCGCGAGCAGGAGGTCGCCATCGCCCAATCCGTCACGCCGCGATCGACGCTTCGCGAGGTGCTTACGCCCGCCGTGCTGCTCTACACGCTGGCCTACTTCTGCCTGACCAATACGCTGAGCGCGATCAACATCTGGACGCCGCAGATCCTGCAAAGCTTCAACACCGGCAGCAGTAATATCGTGATTGGCCTGCTGGCGGCGATCCCGCAGTTTTGTACCATCCTCGGGATGATCTGGTGGAGTCGCCGCTCCGACAGGCTGAAAGAGCGAAAAAAGCACACCATCCTGCCGTACCTGTTTGCAGCGGCGGGATGGATGCTGGCCTCAGCGACCGATCACAGCCTGATCCAGCTGCTTGGCATCATCATGGCCTCAACCGGATCGTTTACCGCCATGGCGATATTCTGGACCACACCGGACCAGGTTATTAGCCTGCAATCCCGCGCGGTGGCGCTGGCGGTGATCAACGCCATCGGTAACGTCGGATCCGCCGTTAGCCCGCTGCTGATTGGGATCCTGCGCGACGCGACCGGCAGCTTCAGCTCCGGGCTGTGGTTCGTGGCGGGTCTGCTGGTGGTCGGCGCGCTGGTGCTGACGCGTATCCCGATGACGCAGCGGGTTCAACATAGGAACGATCATGTGCCAGAGCCCTATCGCCAACATTGA